The Rhizobiaceae bacterium genome contains the following window.
TCGGCGCGGGTCTCATTGTGGAACTCGACGGCAGCCAGCATGCCGATCCTGCCCATGACCGGATGCGCGACGCGGACCTGAAACGTAAGGGATTTCGCGTGTTGCGGTTTTGGAACGATGACGTGCTGCGCGATCTGGACAACGTGTGCGCTACCATCATTGCTTTTGTCCGTGATCGATCGTTGGAGCCTTGGAGGTAGTGGAAACCACCCCTCATCCGCCTGCCGGCACCTTCTCCCACAGGGGGAGAAGGACGACGGCAACCACGTCTCGCACTTTCTGCGACGTTGGTGATTGAAGACGGCACTGATGACACCGCCTTCTCCCCTTGTGGGAGAAGGTGCCGGCAGGCGGATGAGGGGTGCCGACCTCACCCTCGCATTTTTTCCCCGGCTGGATCGAACAGCGGCTGCAGACTGATCCGGGCGGGCCGTCTATGCCCGAGGATCTCAATCTCGAACATGCCGTCGCTCTCGTCCTGTGCGAGTTCGGCAGGCACATAGCCCTGCGCCATCGACTTCTGCACATAGTGGGCATAGCCGCCCGATGTCACCCAGCCCACGACGCGCCATTCACCATCGACCGCACCGAGCACGCCTGAACCGTCTGTGCCGACGCGCTTGCCGTCTCCTTTCGCGGGCTTGCCGTCATGGCCATAGCGCGTTGCGCCTTGGCCGTGTGACGGCGCAACGGTGCCATAGTCCTTGTCGACCCTCGCCCAGATCGGCTCGTCGCCCATGACATCGGCATCCTCGGCGTCCACCACGAACGAAACGCGACGCAATCTCGGGCCACCCGCCTTTTCCTTCGCCGCCGCTTCGCGCCCGATGAAATCGTTCTTTTCGAGCCGGATGAAGCGCT
Protein-coding sequences here:
- a CDS encoding endonuclease domain-containing protein yields the protein MRREPTKAEARLWAELRDRRLDGIKFRRQVPIGSYIADLVCFGAGLIVELDGSQHADPAHDRMRDADLKRKGFRVLRFWNDDVLRDLDNVCATIIAFVRDRSLEPWR